The following is a genomic window from Bacteroidia bacterium.
GGGTGGTAATATCGAATCGATCACGAATCTGCCGATTGTTAAGATCAGTATTGTGAATCCCACCGTCATCCCAATGGTGAGCCAAATACTCATTGAACCGCTCCCTGAATGCATCAAGCCAATTATGGTTGCGAATAACAACCAACCCGCGATGTCATTGATCACAGCGACCGCGATGAGAATCATCCCGAGATCGGACCGGTACATGTTTAGATCGATCAGGATTTTTGCGATAACGGGGAGTGCGGTAATCGATAGCGCGGTACCAAGAAAGAGCGCGAAGTAGAGGGACTCTATCTGTGTGCCACTTTCAAAGAAAGTTGGAAAGAGCATACCGCTCCCGAAACCCACACTGAAGGGAATCAGAATACCGAAGAGGCTGATGACGAGTGACGCCTTACCTTGACGAAGGATGGCCGAAAGGTCGACTTCGATACCGGCGACCATGAGGAAGAGGGTGATGCCGAGCGTTGTCACAGCCTGGAGGCCTGCCGTGAATCCCGGAGTCGACGGAAAGAGACTCGTGAACAATCCTGGGGCAAGTGCGCCGAGTACCGTGGGTCCAAGAAGAACTCCGGCGAGCATTTCTCCGAGCACCGCTGGCAGATTGACCAGCCGTGCGAGTTCGCCGAGAACGCGCGCGACAAGAAGGAGAAGGCCAAGCGCCAGAAAAAACGCGGTCAGTTCGGAATGGTCCATAGGCTCACTCCGTCCCGCCGTCGGTTTCACCGCGAAAGAGCAGCATGCCACAGGGGAGACTCGTCAATGCCGACTCGGCTGGATGCGTGAAAACCCGGTCCCAGAACGTCAGCGCACGCGAAGGTGCCTGCGTTATAACCAGGTCTGCACCAATGGAGCGCGCGTACTCCACAATGGCGATCCCTTCGGCACTCTCGTCGAGCACTTGTACCTCCACCTCGAAGTCCGTGAGATCGTACACCGAGAGATAGTCCACCAACGCTCGGTGCTGCTCGCTTTCAAATTCCTCACGTTCGCGTTGATCGATGTAGCGTGCGGCGAGGCGGTCGGCATAGTCTGTTTCCTGCACGATATGCAGTCGATGTTCTCCCGCGGCACGGAGCAAGCCCAAGGTGTATGAGAGCATGGGAGCAAGATCCTCGTCGAATCGGACACCCAGCACGACATTTTCCAGCCGCGGCACGTGATGGACGTTAAGCGGGATGAGCAGCACGGGACACCCGGCTTTCCGTGCGATTCGTCGTGCCACGCTGCCGAAAATGCGTTGGAACATCCCTTCCTCTTCGAGGGCGCCTGTTACCATCAGAGTCGCTTGCTGCTCTTCCGCGATGGCCAACAACACATCCTCCGGACTGCCGGTGCGCAGGAGTAATTCGCAATCGCTGTCCACTGCGGCGGCACGGAGCACTTCGGCGAGCCGTATCCGCGTCTCTTCCGCCTCCTCGCCAACATGTACAAACACTGTGCGCGCACCGAGCAAGGCGGAGAAGCTGCTCGCTGTTGCCGCGATAAGTTGCGCATGCGGGGAAAACGCCACACCCGCCACGACCACTTCTGTCCGATCCGACACGCTGTCCTCCAAATCTTTGCCGTACAATCGTTCGCCGAAAAGTAGTCTCTCCGGGAACATGAGGCAAGCGCCGCAGCAGAGCAGCGTGGCAGCGTGTAATGGGTGTTTCTCCAGCATTTGAATTCTATGTGTCGTCGGTCTATATTCGTACACCCTGTATCCCAATTGCCTGGTGTGTCATGAAGCCCGGAGTTCCTTCGCGACAAAAACTACCACCGATGCTGTATGGCGTTCAACGCCGTACCCGCAGTGGTTTGGATCCCTACGTTCCTTCACCGTCTCAACCCTGGAATGCGTTGCGTGCCTCACACCTACTACGACGCGCCGCACCTCTCCCGACGTGGGATGAGATAACCGCCGCAGCGGGGATGTCTCCCGGCGATGTCGTGGACCTGTTGCTGGACGTTCTCCCGGAGCCGTCACCCCCGGGTGCTTGGGTGTCGGAAATCGCGGCCAAGCCGACAACAGTTGATGAGGACAACGCCTATCGCGCTCAAAACAGCTCGAATATGAACGCCTTGCGAGCATGGTGGGCTGGACTGATGACGTCCTCTGGCATGAATATCCGTGAGGTCTTGACGTTGTTCTGGCATGGTCACATCACCAGCGAGGGTGGAATTGTGCTGGTACCACAGTTCATGTATCAGCAAAATGCCCTGTTCCGCTCTTATGCCCTTGGCAATTTCCGCGATCTGATGAAAGCGGTAAACCATGATCCCGCCATGCTTCGCTATCTCGACGGCGAAATCAACATCGGATCCAATCCCAACGAAAATTATGCGCGTGAACTCATG
Proteins encoded in this region:
- a CDS encoding universal stress protein, translating into MSDRTEVVVAGVAFSPHAQLIAATASSFSALLGARTVFVHVGEEAEETRIRLAEVLRAAAVDSDCELLLRTGSPEDVLLAIAEEQQATLMVTGALEEEGMFQRIFGSVARRIARKAGCPVLLIPLNVHHVPRLENVVLGVRFDEDLAPMLSYTLGLLRAAGEHRLHIVQETDYADRLAARYIDQREREEFESEQHRALVDYLSVYDLTDFEVEVQVLDESAEGIAIVEYARSIGADLVITQAPSRALTFWDRVFTHPAESALTSLPCGMLLFRGETDGGTE